The Aedes albopictus strain Foshan chromosome 2, AalbF5, whole genome shotgun sequence region tgaaattgctggaggaagagcatgagaagcttatgagagaatccttggttaaaaattcctggaggaatcaccggagagcttctggaaaaatcacaggaaaaatctcaagaggtattatttgcaggattctgggatgtatcattgtagaaatctcagcataaatcCTATGAGTAAATGCTGGAGGAAACTACACAGGAAACGcctgggagaatccaaagaaaaaatccttggaatacccagagaagtccctgcaagaaccggtaaaggtattttgaaagaatttataacgatggccctgattgaatcgcagaagaaatttctgaagggatctcaggaagattttccggaagaatttcagccacaatgctaggataagTTCGTATAGGGAtcactagaaaaatttctggacgtattctagtaagaatttatggagggattgttggaagaactgcaggaaaacttgtttgagacatccttgaaggaaggccaaaaggagtttatgcaggaatctttggataaaatctctgaagaaattcctggatgagtgcttggagaaatccgtggtagaaatttctgcaagagctccaggaagtttgcctggaaagatcccagcaaaaaagtcaggagaaagctctagaagaatccgtagcagaatttctaaagttccacagttagaatttctggaggaagaatagctggaataaCCGTAGGAATAGCTTGAAGAAtcgcagctggaatatctggaggaattcttagaatcaggaataccgggggtatcctaaaagtagttcccctaaaatgcctggaggatgcctggaaatctcagtaggatttcccgaaagtattgcagcaagtaagtatgccaggagaattccctagaagtatttctgaaggagttctaatggggattgcttgaagaattccagctggaattcatggaggaagggcaatagaaattcttggagaaatcttctgtggaatttctggaagaaactctggaggaagtcctggataattccttgaagaaatctctggaagaatcacagaaagggattttttgaaaaatccaagggagattttccggaagaatctctggaactttcctagtagaatacctgaaggtactatattgagaatttttggaagagttctaagagaaattgctgcaagaatcgcaggagttgtttgaggaaacctagccacaattcccggaggaaggccaatataagcttctggagaaattccattagaaatttctggaagaatctctgaataaaatctctagaggaattcctgaaagaatcaccggagaaacttctgaaaggatcccaggaagattgtcttgaataatcccgccagaaattcctgaaggaatcccaatagaatttttttagaggaattcctagaagaattccgagaatttcctaagaaatcataggagaaaatgctggaccaatctctggagaaatttctagtatgtacaggggatggctaaaatgtttgggataggcaacttttttttctctcacaataaagttcaacatgctataatttttcatagagtgcatcgaaaaatctcatattttgactgtttgtcaacctcaATTGATCAATCttccgcaaagttagaaccgctccggtaaaacattatttttaagccaagtaatttttgagctgttatatctcagaaaccagtgaaccgaattgaatgaaattttgaaccctctgtacaaccccatcaggactgcctggagaatcgtaagggaagtttattgaaagaaaaaccggtaggaatccataagaaaacctagagaaatcactgtacaaatagatagaggtatttctggagaaatccatagagagtcAGTTGATTCTGACCAAtaggcgacaaacatatctaaaggtccaatctgcaaaagagaggctctctttgttccggttctctttaaattattacgatgtcactCTGAACATTTAGACAATTTGTGATGTAAAGGTCGgcaaaggattgtttaatctaccttccgatgcaagaagtaaatcaaattttataaatacaagcacgttataatcgaaagaaaggtgacttaaagagagcctctcatctgcacttaggacctatagaaatgtttggcctgaatatcctaaacgccaaaacgtataacaagtatttaagtaattctgggtgggttttgttgaaatgtgccattaataaatattagaattattgtgttaagttttaaattttaggtgtctgtcaagaaaagattctagggggtgccaaatttgttctagggggtgccaggcacccctggaaccccccctagctacgccaatgacctTCCCCTTCTTGCTCACTTCTTATCTACTCCTGGAAAAAACGTACGGCGAACACATGTGCTtctataatgcaacccatttgagttgcataatgttcataatgcaactcaaatcagttgcattatgaacattttacaactatttttcattatgcaactcatttaagttgcataacgaactagttcggaaaaattggccattatgataccaaaataagttatataaaatataaattatgatactgaattgcataaatgtcatttcgacatatcaacCCAAGCTCAGCAGGGtaaacaactagccaatgaggcatgccgtatgcagcttgagatcctaggactgaacgAAGCCCATTGGCCGAACTTTTGAGAAAACAGAATGGCGTTGGGCTAAATTCTGCTATgccctggcctacgaggtgaacacgctccttgccgccgtggagttggtttcccgcTCAGTGCTCACGCCctcgctgcgctcatgaagtgggaacctattaatgagaggataattgtagccagattcagaacacgggttcgaaaactTATCATGATCCaattacagccaactgaatgctgtcgtggataagattcagaaaggtgatatcaagatccttatgggcgacttcaacgcgaaggttggtttcgGCAACTCGGACTTTAAGCACGTCataggacgccatggtctcggagaaatgaacgagaacggtgagctgtttgcagagtttaggggcaacaatgacatggggattgggagatcgctctttcctcatcgaccagtgcacaaagtgacatgggtttcccgtgatggcgtcacggaaaatcaaatcgatcacATATGGATCAACCGAAAGATGGGCACGGAGCCTGTTGGGTGGTAGTGCGTAATGAATTTTGTGAATTTATTGATCGATTGCAGAGAATtacaaaattcctaaaataaagGGAGACACGTTTGTATGTATAGTGTTAATGTTGTAGCTTACTGTAGTGTTTGCTACCACACAACAATATCGCAATCGGTTTGGGTGGGACCTTCGTTCTAACGTAACGGTCtagtctgctaatctaggggcatatgGCATTAGGTATTTCAACTCAAATATACTTATGATGCGGCTTACCTATAATGGATCAACTAGCAGTCTAATTGCACACAAATCTTGTTGTGTTATGAACGGAAGGCTTAATCGACCAGTAACAACTAGATTCAAGAGTATTCATTAGTTTAACAATACACGTTACTTGATTCTATCTCACCATTCACAGCTCGCTAGTAAGTATTTCGAGCTTCGAGTTCAACAAAGGCAAAAATGATGAGAAGTGGTTAGATCATGCTGCAACATAGAATAGTAAGAAATATAAATTCGTCGAATTTATTTGGTTCATCCTCTGTCACTAAATACCTACGATCGTGTTATCAAATCTAATCGAAGTTTAACACTTTGTAGCCcaaaaatacaaatttcgatAATAAACTTCTAATGAGCATCTAACACGCGTTTTCATAGATGATATCTGTCTCGCTATTATTCCTCGGTGTTCAATTGTTCCTATCTTGTTTTGGCATTCCTCCTATTTGCGGGCACATCTACGAGTAGGTAGCTGTTGTTCAGCGTCGGGTACATTGGGCATAAGGGGCTCGACGGGCAGTAACGTAGCGCAACCCACACTTCCCCTCGTAATGCAGTCATCCTGAGCTTCATTGCTTCGGACGCCTACGTCCAGCACGGCGAGTTTCAATGCGGGTCGTTCGTAAATACCACGGGAAGTCTGTACTGTGGCACTTCTCACCTGATGGTCTGGTCCTTGTTTTACTCCAATTACGCGGCCTTTCGGCCAGGTATTCCGAGGAAGGTTAGCATCTACGATGATAACGAAATCATTGTTTTGCGGGTAATATACGGCAGATAGTCGCGTAGCCACtgtttccaaaactgattagctaAAGCTTGCGACagtttccaggagtttttaagcACTTCCGTGCTGTCGGTGAAAGGAACCCAAGAACGTAGACCATTACtagatcccagcaaaaaatggttgggagttaataccggggattgGTCGTCATCCAAAGGTAAATGGGTCATTGGGCGTGAATTGACCACGTTTTCAATTTCCGTCAATAGATTTTCCAGAACTTCATGGGACATCGGTCTTGCAGGTTTCAGCTTAGCGAGGTTTTGTTTAACGATCCGCACGAGTCGTTCCCACGCGCCGCCCATGTGGGGTGAAGCCGGTGGTATGAACCACCAAGACGTATGCGAAGTTGTGAACTCCACTTGAAATCGCTCTTGATCCAAATTCTTCATAGCCTCTTCCAATTCCTTGCTGGCCCCTTGAAAGTTAGTTCCATGGTCGCTGTATATAACACAAGGCATCCCTCTCCTGGCCATAACGTTTCTAAGGGCCATTATGCACGAATCCGTTGTCATGGTGTGAGCTATTTGGAGGTGAATAGCGCGTGTAGTAAGGCAAGTGGCCAACAGAACCCACCGCTTTTCAAGACGTCGTCCGAGGTTGATTACATAGGGTCCGAAGTAGTCAACCCCCATATACGTAAAAGGGCGAGCGTAGGCAGCTAGACGGGACAGGGGCAAGTCCCCCATGGCTGGTGGTTGTGGCCGTGCACAGTCGTTTTTGCATCGCTGTCAGTCTCGACGGATCTTTTTGTACCTTGCTTTCAATTGAGGAATGCTGTATTTTTGCCGCAATTCGTTGATAGTTACATTATGGTTTTGATGATGGTATTTGTTATGATAGTAGGAGACAACCAAAGCAGTAACATGGTGAGCTTTCGGAAGGATGATGGGGTTGATAGCCTCCTGGGTGATGAACGGGCATGCTGCAGTCCTGCCCCGCACGCGTAGCAAGTCATCCTTACCGAGGAACGGGCAAATATGGTAGATTGAGCTGCTTTTGGAAATCGACTTAGAGGTTTTCGTCGTCCTTCCATCTAGTAGAACTGCCACTTCGTCCGCGTAAGCGCTTCGTTGGGCAAGTCGATAGAAGTAGTTTTCACATAAACTCAACTCTTCAGTTGTTAACGGCCCAACAACTGAATTTTTCGATATTGTTAACAGGTTCAGGCATTACTGTGTGTACAAGTAGATGAGGTCGTAACTCCTCTAGAGTTGCTCCGGCGGTTTGTCGCTTTACTGGCCACTCTGCTTCAACTTACCGCAAGATGTCGGGTCCATTTAGCCAACGGCTTGTCTTGCTCATATCTGGAACTCGTGCCCACTTGGTTCCTTCATCGGCGACGTTTTGTTTTGTCTGAATCCATTGCCATTCTCCGACATCAGAAGCTTCCAAAATTTCGCTTATACGGAAAGCGACAAATTGACTATACCGACGATGATCAGATTGAATCCAGCTGATAACGTCGCTAGAATCAGTCCAAAAGTAACGTCGgttgacctttttttttttttttttccttctaaaccatagggggataatctgctcaacagacaccctaacagaaggttagggtagtgtaggtctgacaggccgtcttctacaacaaaagtaaaatcctggactactctctcctcgtacccactcaaccattcctatggtcgccaaaccctacgtctctccggaaccaccaagaaggtattgcttcagagaggggctagtgcacatcgcacccacaaggttagctgcgtagcctgcagcaacgaacatcgatgactcgctttggagagtccatcacggtagcatgctggcgcttagccagtttcccgagtggtccacgccactccctttgtcctcggaaggcgggcagggtcaaccccgcccgcgccctactgctgagcggacatcaagaactgatgcccacgtgcaacccgatctgacctgcccgtaaggaagggtatcactacccttcaggccctatcagatgcacccgtaggttgcagacagcaggatctcacctaccccgacccttgccggggacccctttccaaccgcgggctcggatccaacccagtagaccgacgccacgacagcaccgctaccgggacttcctctccgcggccacttaatcgttgtaagggtcgatctcgaccgcagggcaccggtatgacctacgaagccgactccgaactcctggaccacctcttgtactgcatctggactagccattctccgagtccacgcgccacctcctctgtagctcccagacgatgtgggtaatagccgttgaaacggcgttccagccaaactcatccctacacatcctctggaccaagttgtccggagttgtgtcctccccgcatgtggcaagcatgcggtcacgcattgtgcgaaaacgcgggcacacgaacaaaacgtgttccgccgtttcctctgaaccattgcacactgggcattcgggagaatccgcatgcccgaaacggtgtagatactgtcggaagcaaccatgacctgtaaggacctgtgtcaggtggaatgtgacttccccatggcgcctattaatccaactatctaccctcggtatcaacctataggtccaccttcctttggtggaactgtcccacgcgcgctgccatttgactatagaggccatcctgacagtcctgcgtatgcctcttgtgccgcgcatttcgaagcactccatgtcctcactgataagaatgctgataggcaccataccagtaatgacgcagagagcgtcgtgtgacacggtacggtacgcgctcgcaaccctcaggcacataagcctgtaagtactttccagcttccgtcggtagcatttagtacttagcgcggtgccccacgccgggccgccatacctaagtatggatgtagcaacactagccagaagcttgcgcttactggcgtacaccgcagagctattggacatcatccgggacagtgtcgcaatagctgtggaggctcttttacaggcataatcgacgtggctaccgaaggtaagcttatcgtcgatcatcacgcccaagtgtttgacggagcgctttgacaggatagtacagtctcctacactgatctccgtctgctgctccgacttcaggttgttaacaaccgtcacctctgtcttgtgccagctccagtttcctggaccgcatccacgcctccacaactttgatcgagtggttggtagtcaactttacctcctcgatcgtttcaccgtagacttcgagcgtaatgtcgtcggcaaatccgacaatcaccactcccactggatactctaacctcaacacctcgtcgtacatgacattccataacaccggacccaggatggaaccttgcgggactcctgaggttatgtgaaagcacttccgacccacctccgtgtcgtaaactagtacacgattctgaaagtaacttccgagaatcttgtacaggtactccggtatccccagacgcaagagcgcatcggcaatagcagaccagctggcgctattaaacgcattccttacatcctgagtcactaccgcgcaaaagcgaattcccctcctcttaggctcgagtgctttctcggcggtttttgtaaccgacaagatagcgtctacggtggacctccccttccggaagccgtactggttactcgaaagaccattttcgccctcggtgaaccgcaacattctattgaggatgatcttttcgagcaccttccccgccgtgtcaatcaagcatattggtctatatgccgacgggtctccgggtggtttccccgcctttggcaatagtaccaggctctgcctcttccaagcttctgggaaaactccctcgtccaggcatttctgcatagcagacctgaacatctcgggagcctctgcaatagctacttttaaggccaggttcggaactccgtccggacctggggccttacctacgctaagggacttagctatccccgcaagttccacatcggtgaccctctcctcatcgccagccccagtccccggctgtcctacgaaaggaggccaaggactaggatcatgacgcggaaaaagtcctccaatgatcccctccaacatctctggagattgctctgtaggagccatcacacctctcgtcttggccataacgatcctgtaggcgtcaccccacgggttcgtattggcactctgacagagcccctcaaagcaggcctttttgcttgctcttatctcggtcttaagcgcggcttttgcagcggcgaacaccacccgccgttcgtttcgctcttcctctgatcgtgctcgctgcatccgccgcctagcccgtaggcaggcgcggcgcaggtccgcaatcgcgtcggtccaccagtaagccggtggcctcccatttctagggtggactcgcctaggcatggtcgcatcacacgcacgtgagagcaccgctaccagctcgtcgccgtctaaaccgattaagtttcgctcacggcggagcgcctccctaaataccccttcgtcgaagtatgatgtcttccacctgcgagggcttggccttggcctagccgcctcttcttctatccgctgtctgctgttattgtagtcgatactgtagtgaaccgccaggtggtcgctgtgagtgtagccatcatctactctccagttcgaactacttgttaggccaggactacaaaaggtcacgtcaataattgactccgctccgtttcgactaaaggtactcttggtaccgacattagccaagtcgacatctaagatggccagggtttctagcaggatctgaccccgctggttcgtgaaacggcttccccattccacggcccaggcattaaagtcgcccgctattaccaccggccttcgccctgttagcacggtcgttaagtggtccagcatttgcgtgaactgctcgatcggccaccgcggaggcgcataacagctacagaagaagaccccgtttactttggcgaccacgaagccctcataggtagtagacaccaactcctgaacggggtatttacccgtcgtccatatcgccgccatttttctggtcccatccgcgacccagttgccgttgccggcgggtactcggtatgggtccgatatgatggcgatatccgtctcccactcagaaactgcctgacaaagcagttgctgagccgcatcacagtggtttaggttcagctgcgttacctgcactgtgatttgttgttcactgcggctttcttgaaggccgggcaccttggaccacccatcggatgtctgttgttcgaggatttcccggtacagatcatgcagatgggcggactcgtgcagctttgggccttatgaccttcagcgccgcatcgcctgcacagtttgcgcctgtcggggcctttgcagtcccacgacttgtgtcctggttccagacacctgaagcaaacctctggtggctcgtggaatgtcaggtgacatacacaccaacccacctttatgctccctactttaacggactttttgacgtccgccacaggtagctgaaccaaagctatctgtgtccctgctggccctttccgtagcttaacggctgcggcggccacctgcacatcgcactgttgccgcagtgccgtgacgagctcttccacttcggtgatctcatcgatgtctttgaccttcagagtcgcctcatgtgtcagagccctcacctgcacaccctcaccaaggacctcttctgccagcctcttataggcggcgcccttgtgctccttctggcgcttcagctccaggatcatctcgcccgtacgagtacgtctaatactgcgtacgtcggctccaagaccctcaagcttggcgtcgcttcgcatcatcttcaagacgtccgagtacttggactgttccgtcttgatgacgatagcgtcgcctttttctcgcttggcacctgccctcctacgccttggcttggcgtcctgcgctactacctgcggattcgccttcttcttcctcttccgctctaccttcgtccaaggggggtccaccccttggatcgccctactctgtggctgttgagggcccactagcggtcgcaaccccttgttcccatcgttccgggacgggccagccttttcaggcccacccttcccagctttccgggaaccctggctggggtccgacctgccggcattattaccgactttcggggtaatgattcgcctggccttgcgggcaccgccagacagctcctcgcctgacggttgcctcgcccgcttctgcgattgcttgccccgtttgtcgcgagcagtcgcttccgccttattcggacttcctgcgaaggagaaggcctccgtttgggtaaacttcggcactttctcatttgcaggctccgctgctgcagcagtcagcaacgcgagtgccgcgtgctcctgcttggcattgtcgatcgacgccctaagtcgaagcaaggccgttttcaggtccttgcttatattcgacttagtggacgcaaagtcgatgattttgctaagctgctgctcagccacctctattgcggaccgtcctttggatcctcggttgacggccctcaacaaccacgctccgtccataacctccaccggctggcttgccgggaagtggactggagcacccacgcttgagctgcgtacgcaactcccagcgcctatctcctcacttctccttgtcggagatctcatcaacccgcttcttgcgaaggggttgatcccaccactactacctgctacacttgatttctgtattggtttgttactcatattttattcccacgagtcgcacgagaaagaatgtccaccacgccagagctctgcattaacgcggtaagggacagcttactgtggggggtgcccaggtgccccacaggctccgttaaagatcgagcatctttttcaccccctcgatcactcattcctcggcacgggtcgcttgacaccttgaattggggttagtagtcctattcttagccggcaactacgtcGGTTGACCTTCACAGTGAGTGATTGTATTATACTGTTTGCAAATCTCACTCCGATGACGCAAGCTTGGAGTTCCGAACGGGGGATTGATAAGAATTTGATCGGTGCAACACGAGTCTTTGAACCAACCAATGCTGTTTCGATTGTGTGTCCTTCCTGGAATCGAAGATACGCTACCGCAGCAAACCCTTTCTCACTAGCGTCGACAAAAACATGCAATTGTACTTCGTTCGAGCTTTCTATCGATGTGGAGGTCCTGTAGCATCGTGGTATTTCTACGTTGGCAACGTCTGGGAGAACATTGAGCCACCCGATCAGAGAGGCAtaacaaaaatctaacaaaattatatcagcggttgatagatatatcaacgtttgttatattctgatatatttgacaaaaatgatttgaaaacctgatttaattatatcagaattataacaaggtcagttagggtaattcatgtattttggacaggctgacgacaacgttggaaaaatcgttccCTAGCTTCCTTGTAAAACAATTAATTATTTTGCAAAgtcactaatacgcttataatatgattgtactttgcgttcctgatgatgaaaaccttaacgaaagcattttaagctaagaaaatcacaatttcttatcgcctgttagaatagcattttggacaccgaatatatgttttggagacCCTcaagtatacagggtgttaggttcatgagtgcaaactttttaaagggtgatagaggaccataaatggtgaaaaaaattgttatacgcatatggtcaaatctcaaccgttacgtagttattgaactccccatgtctttgactcttattgccttagctggctataactttaaaatgatcaaacttatcgctgtttttttacccttattcgaaagattattgaattttgtaTCAAATGGCACACGCAAAATAATTCGTTCCCAAAATTGTCAACATTCGGTCACGAAATCCAGAACATGCTAGATTTTCGTTTACGAATATACACCATGAAT contains the following coding sequences:
- the LOC134287909 gene encoding uncharacterized protein LOC134287909 — encoded protein: MSNKPIQKSSVAGSSGGINPFARSGLMRSPTRRSEEIGAGSCVRSSSVGAPVHFPASQPVEVMDGAWLLRAVNRGSKGRSAIEVAEQQLSKIIDFASTKSNISKDLKTALLRLRASIDNAKQEHAALALLTAAAAEPANEKVPKFTQTEAFSFAGSPNKAEATARDKRGKQSQKRARQPSGEELSGGARKARRIITPKVGNNAGRSDPSQGSRKAGKGGPEKAGPSRNDGNKGLRPLVGPQQPQSRAIQGVDPPWTKVERKRKKKANPQVVAQDAKPRRRRAGAKREKGDAIVIKTEQSKYSDVLKMMRSDAKLEGLGADVRSIRRTRTGEMILELKRQKEHKGAAYKRLAEEVLGEGVQVRALTHEATLKVKDIDEITEVEELVTALRQQCDVQVAAAAVKLRKGPAGTQIALVQLPVADVKKSVKVGSIKVGWCVCHLTFHEPPEVCFRCLEPGHKSWDCKGPDRRKLCRRCGAEGDRNSHP